The following proteins are co-located in the Peromyscus eremicus chromosome 13, PerEre_H2_v1, whole genome shotgun sequence genome:
- the Neu2 gene encoding sialidase-2, which yields MATCPVLQKERLFQTGVYAYRIPALLYLSKQKTLLAFAEKRLTKTDEHAELLVLRRGSYNAATHQVQWQAEEVVTQARLEGHRSMNPCPLYDKHTRTLFLFFIAVPGHVSEHHQLQTRVNVTRLCHITSTDHGKTWSPVQDLTDTAIGSTHQDWATFGVGPGHCLQLRNTAGSLLVPAYAYRKLHPVRAPAPSAFCFLSHNHGHTWELGHFVSQNSLECQVAEVGTGAQRVVYLNARSTLGARVQAQSPNDGLDFQDNQVVSKLVEPPKGCQGSVIAFPNPTSGADALDVWLLYTHPTNALQRTNLGVYLNQKPLDPKAWSEPTLLASGTCAYSDLQNMGHGPDGSPQFGCLYESDNYEEIIFLMFTLKQAFPRVFGAQ from the exons ATGGCGACCTGCCCCGTCCTGCAGAAGGAGAGGCTGTTCCAGACAGGAGTCTATGCTTACAGAATCCCTGCTCTGCTCTACCTGTCGAAGCAGAAGACCCTGCTGGCCTTTGCGGAAAAGCGTCTGACCAAGACGGATGAGCATGCAGAGTTACTCGTCCTACGAAGAGGAAGCTACAACGCAGCCACCCATCAGGTCCAG TGGCAAGCTGAGGAGGTGGTGACCCAAGCCCGGCTGGAGGGCCACCGCTCCATGAACCCATGTCCCTTGTATGACAAGCACACGAGgaccctcttccttttcttcatcgCCGTCCCTGGGCATGTATCAGAACACCACCAGCTCCAGACCAGGGTTAATGTCACACGGCTGTGTCACATCACCAGTACCGACCATGGGAAGACCTGGAGCCCCGTCCAGGACCTCACAGATACCGCCATTGGCAGCACCCACCAGGACTGGGCCACATTTGGTGTGGGTCCTGGGCACTGTCTCCAGCTGCGAAACACAGCCGGGAGCCTGCTGGTGCCTGCTTACGCCTACCGAAAACTACACCCTGTCCGCGCGCCTGCcccctctgccttctgcttcctCAGCCACAACCACGGACACACGTGGGAGCTAGGCCACTTtgtgtcccagaactcactggaGTGCCAGGTGGCTGAGGTTGGCACTGGAGCTCAGAGGGTGGTCTATCTCAATGCTAGGAGCACCCTGGGAGCTAGGGTCCAGGCACAAAGTCCTAATGATGGCCTGgatttccaggacaaccaggtaGTGAGCAAACTTGTAGAGCCTCCCAAAGGCTGCCAAGGAAGTGTGATTGCCTTCCCCAACCCCACCTCAGGGGCAGATGCCTTAGATGTGTGGCTGCTGTATACCCACCCTACGAACGCCTTACAGAGGACCAACCTGGGTGTGTACCTCAACCAGAAGCCACTGGACCCCAAGGCCTGGTCAGAGCCCACTCTGCTGGCCTCAGGCACCTGTGCCTACTCGGACTTGCAGAACATGGGGCATGGCCCTGATGGCTCCCCACAGTTTGGGTGTCTGTATGAATCAGATAACTATGAAGAAATCATTTTCCTCATGTTTACCCTGAAGCAAGCTTTCCCACGAGTTTTTGGTGCCCAGTGA